In a single window of the Labilithrix sp. genome:
- a CDS encoding ATP-binding protein yields the protein MGTSVRFRVEARLEQRLLAIDLIAALVKHVKTADDDFRDAITTAFGEAFNNVVIHGYKDRTDGMLDVEADLGASHMTLRLLDTGRSADLTRVPTLDLDEMVEGGMGVFMIHRLVDEVRYSPGSPNVLSLTKRTGR from the coding sequence GTGGGCACTAGCGTCCGCTTCCGGGTCGAGGCGCGCCTCGAGCAGCGGCTGCTCGCGATTGACCTGATCGCGGCCCTCGTGAAGCATGTGAAGACGGCGGACGATGACTTCCGGGATGCGATCACGACGGCGTTCGGGGAAGCGTTTAACAACGTCGTCATTCACGGCTACAAGGACCGAACGGATGGGATGCTCGACGTGGAAGCCGACCTCGGCGCTTCGCACATGACGTTGCGCCTGCTCGATACCGGTCGCTCCGCGGACCTCACGCGGGTGCCGACGTTGGATCTCGACGAGATGGTCGAGGGGGGAATGGGCGTCTTCATGATTCATAGGCTCGTGGACGAAGTCAGGTACAGTCCTGGCTCACCCAACGTGCTCTCCCTCACCAAGCGGACGGGTCGATGA
- a CDS encoding STAS domain-containing protein, whose protein sequence is MNCTRTDREGESRIQLEGSLDALTAPEIRPIFDKLVAEKRPRVVLDLQNVTMIDSSGVGAMVSLFKRIKAEGGVVTVANAHSQPLSVLKLLKLDKVFGL, encoded by the coding sequence ATGAACTGCACGCGTACGGATCGAGAAGGCGAATCGCGCATCCAGCTCGAGGGATCCCTCGACGCTCTCACGGCGCCGGAGATCCGCCCCATCTTCGACAAGCTGGTGGCGGAGAAGCGCCCCCGCGTCGTCCTCGACCTCCAGAACGTCACGATGATCGACAGCTCCGGCGTCGGCGCGATGGTCTCGCTCTTCAAGCGCATCAAGGCGGAGGGCGGCGTGGTCACCGTCGCCAACGCGCACAGCCAGCCGCTGAGCGTCCTGAAGCTCCTGAAGCTCGACAAAGTCTTCGGCTTGTAA